In a single window of the Tellurirhabdus bombi genome:
- a CDS encoding fumarylacetoacetate hydrolase family protein has protein sequence MKIIAVGRNYVEHIKELNNEQPEDPVIFTKPETAILRNNDPFYYPDFSTDVHFEVEILIRINRAGKNIEEKFAHKYYDEIGIGIDFTARDLQSKLKAKGLPWDLAKGFNGSAPISAFVPKSQFPDLQNLNFQLDLNGETRQQGNTSLMLFKIDYLISFVSRYFLLQQGDIIFTGTPKGVGPVQVGDVLTASIEGQKMLECSVK, from the coding sequence ATGAAGATTATTGCTGTTGGCAGAAACTACGTTGAGCACATAAAAGAACTAAATAACGAGCAACCGGAAGATCCGGTCATTTTTACCAAGCCCGAAACAGCTATTCTACGAAACAACGATCCATTTTATTATCCAGACTTTTCAACGGACGTTCATTTTGAGGTAGAAATCCTGATTCGGATCAACCGGGCAGGGAAAAATATTGAGGAAAAATTCGCGCACAAATATTACGACGAAATCGGGATTGGCATCGATTTTACGGCCCGCGACCTTCAGTCGAAGCTCAAAGCCAAGGGGTTGCCCTGGGATTTAGCCAAAGGCTTCAACGGATCGGCACCCATTTCAGCATTTGTTCCCAAATCGCAGTTTCCCGACTTACAAAATCTAAACTTCCAGTTAGACCTTAATGGCGAAACCCGGCAGCAGGGCAATACGTCATTGATGCTGTTTAAGATTGATTACCTTATTTCGTTCGTTTCCAGATACTTCCTGTTACAACAGGGCGATATTATTTTCACGGGTACGCCCAAAGGCGTTGGCCCCGTTCAGGTTGGCGATGTATTAACGGCTTCCATCGAAGGCCAGAAAATGCTGGAGTGCTCGGTAAAATAA